The following proteins are co-located in the Pseudarthrobacter siccitolerans genome:
- a CDS encoding urea amidolyase associated protein UAAP2, translating to MNTAIHTETIAAARDIAFAPGDVVLDEFVEARGPWSAVVAAGDVLTIVDLEGNQAVDCLLYAAGDTAVRYSAAVTIARQQSIVLTTGSVLRADTGAPLMTVVADEVGVHDTIGGACSQESNTLRYGQHTREQHACVENFLIEGSRWGLGKRDLVSNINWFMNVPVDPDGALGIVDGLSAPGKRVALRAEVDTLVLVSNCPQINNPCNGFNPTPVRMIVTRPEAAL from the coding sequence ATGAACACCGCCATCCACACTGAAACCATCGCGGCGGCCCGCGACATCGCCTTCGCACCCGGCGACGTGGTGCTTGACGAATTCGTCGAGGCCCGCGGCCCCTGGTCCGCCGTCGTGGCCGCCGGCGATGTGCTGACCATCGTGGACCTCGAAGGCAACCAGGCCGTGGACTGCCTGCTGTACGCCGCGGGGGACACCGCCGTGCGCTACTCCGCCGCCGTCACCATCGCGCGGCAGCAGTCGATTGTCCTCACCACGGGATCCGTGCTGAGGGCGGACACCGGGGCGCCCCTGATGACCGTCGTCGCGGACGAGGTAGGGGTCCACGACACCATCGGCGGCGCCTGCTCGCAGGAATCCAACACCCTCCGCTACGGCCAGCACACCCGGGAACAGCACGCCTGCGTGGAGAACTTCCTGATCGAGGGCTCGCGCTGGGGCCTAGGCAAGCGGGACCTGGTGTCCAACATCAACTGGTTCATGAACGTCCCCGTGGATCCGGACGGTGCCCTGGGAATCGTGGACGGCCTGTCCGCTCCCGGCAAGCGGGTGGCCCTGCGGGCCGAGGTGGACACCCTGGTGCTCGTCTCCAACTGCCCCCAGATCAACAACCCCTGCAACGGCTTCAACCCCACCCCCGTCCGCATGATCGTCACCCGGCCGGAGGCTGCACTGTGA